ttaaaaaatttaaaattaattaattattaatataaattaatgtgattttgtttagtttttgaCTGATAACCTCTTAATTCTATATACTTTTTCATATTTTCATTatctacctatacttttcctttatTATAAGCATGAAGGATTAAAATGCAACGGATATGATAAGTACAGGTTATTTCCTTAAGTGAAAGCCACTTTGTAAAATGTACAGAGCGAAagtttttgttaatttttttatatttgcaATACAAATAACATATAAATAGTTTCATAACATGCATTTTTGGAACTCAAATTAAACTTTGTATCTTTAAAAGCAGATAGTCAAGTAGgtactataaaaaatactaattgctTCTATTCTTCATTATATATCTAACCCGTCAATAAGTCCAAACTCTACTCTTccacttgttcaaaaatttctacATTAATCTAATAATTATATGCTTTCAGGTTCAAACTAATACGTATGGTTTTCACCAACCAAATAATGCTGTAGTTGTAGTGGTGGAATTATCATAATTTGGAATGCTTATAAATAAAGGACCCTTAATGTAACTAGAGTATATCCATATTCCATACCACAAGATAACATAGCTGAAAGCCAAAAGAGTTATTATGGGATTCCAAAGTGGAGAGCAAGCTAACAATCTGCTTAAAGCTCAATGCCACATATGGAATCATATGTATAGTTTTGTGAACACTATATCCCTTAAATGTGCCGTTGACTTAGACATATTTGAAACCATACACAAACATGGCAAACCCATGTCACTCTCACAACTCATTGTTTCATTGCAAATTCACCCTTCAAAAACCACCTTCATCAGTCGCTTGATGAGAATCTTGACGCATTCCGACTTCTTCACAACGACAAATGTGGCCGATAACAATAATGAGATCGAAATTGGGTATGTTCTAACTGATTCGTCTATGTTGTTACTTAAGGAACACCCCTTAAGTATAAGGACTTTCTTTGTTAACTCGCTTGATCCAATTTTGACAAATCCATGGAACAAGTTGTCAACATGGTACAAAAATGAAGATCCTACGCCGTTTAAAACAGAGCATGGGATAATGGTATGGGAGTATGGTGGCCGTGAACCTAGGCTCaatcatttgatcaatgatgccATGGCAAGTGATGCTAGATTCATTAGCGAAATGGTGATTGAGAAGTGCAAAGGTGTGTTTGAGGGATTGGAATCATTGGTTGATGTTGGTGGCGGCAATGGAACTCTTGCAAAGGCCATTGCCAAATCATTCCCACAGTTGGAGTGCACTGTGCTTGATCAGCCACATGTTGTTGCTGACTTGGAAGGAAGTGACAACCTTAAATATGTTGGAGGGAACATGTTTGAGGCCATTCCTCCTGCTGATGCTGTTTTGATGaaggtaaaaaaaatatatatatattaaatgcatGTTGCTCTTTATTTTATACAGGGCAGATGCTAAATACTTTTTTGAGctctatataaatatatgtaggTTACATGATAGTATTTATATTACAAGAAAAAACGAATCTTTTTTCCTCACCACCAATAATATATAAGAATATTACATGACTAATAAAATTTCGGCTAACACTTGGCCaacaaaagatatttttatattaaattttaataatataaaaataaaatattagtccaaaatattgattaatattaataaaaattattgatCCTAATATCATATATATAACTAAGAATTTTAAAGGTTATTATAATATTGTCAAATGATTTTTTAGTGGTTATTCAAAAATGTTccacaaatataaaaaaattaactactaaattaattataatatatatatatatatatatatatatatatatatatatattattatgttcttttatatatttttctattatgaGACACTAGAATAATCAAATCTAACATTGttaaataatcaaatatgtCATAACAAAATaagcaatttttttaataataacataataaatttttttcattaatatcaaatatgtattttaattttatgagtgctgatttaatttctttttatatgTACATGTAACATTTTTAATATCACGTTTTTTTCTGTGTTATAAGCATCAAAACAATATTAAATACAGAAACTTGAATTTTAACCTTgtatgaagaaaaagaaaaatatagacAAAAATTTATTATGCAAAGATTAAGatgaataaaaagaaaattttatttagtttccTCAAATTGATTCTAATGAATGGTACATTGAATAATAAATCAGGGGATTTTGCATGACTGGAATGATAAAGAATGCATTAACATATTGAAGAaaagcaatgaagcaattttgagcaaagGCAAAGAAGGGAAATTGATCATTATAGACATGGTAGTTCAGGAAGATGAGAAGGAAGATCCTGAATTAGTGGAAACACAACTCTTCTTTGACTTGCTCATGTTGGTTATGGCTGCCGGAAAGGAGAGAAGTGAAAAAGAATGGGCCAAGTTGTTCTTCTCTGCCGGATTCAGTGACTATAAGATAATTCCAGTTTTAGGTATGAGGTCTGTTATTGAGGTCTACCCATAATAACTcatttttgaaaaggaaaaaaTTGCAAATGATTTTTATTATAAACATTGATTTATGTGTTTCTTTTAGACTCTAAACCTTTGAAATGTCAAATTCAATTACTTAAAGTTTTCTCAATTATAAAATAAAGgcctttttgttttttttttcccccTCAAAGTTTATCCTTAATTTCCATTAATAAATGAtctataataaataaaacactAGGAAAGGGGTAATTTTCAAAAGAAGCAATCAGAAGAATTGTTCTTTTTATACATACCGTTGACAATTTCAACTGTGAAATTGTACATTTAAAGAACTATAATCCAATTTGCACATAAGACAAAGTTCATGTGAATCATTTGCAacttttccttttcaaaaatgttAGCATGAACAAGATGGAACCAGGATTCTGTTTACTGATGGCTACATACAGATTTGAACTTTGTAATAATAAAGTTATTCTTGTATGATTTACtagtataaaatttatattgatGATATCTGTTTCTACACCTGGCTAGACCGtgatctttttgtttttcacttgAGGGTTGATTTGCCTTGAAGAGGTGACTGATGTAGAGTGTAATATATATTAGTAGTCATATATGCAATTGTCTATAGCTTCTTCACTGGAACGAATAATTTTTAGGCACTTATTTAAATGAAGATGCTAAAAATATCTTATGaagataattatattaaaagtatgatttatttatttagtcacattttaaataaaaataacacttttataaatactaaaattaaattctataatttattatttaataataaaaaattatttttacataaagataattataatttttttattgtagtatttaattaatttttatacaaaaaaactattatttctaatcacaaatattttaa
The Arachis stenosperma cultivar V10309 chromosome 7, arast.V10309.gnm1.PFL2, whole genome shotgun sequence genome window above contains:
- the LOC130941472 gene encoding probable O-methyltransferase 3 encodes the protein MGFQSGEQANNLLKAQCHIWNHMYSFVNTISLKCAVDLDIFETIHKHGKPMSLSQLIVSLQIHPSKTTFISRLMRILTHSDFFTTTNVADNNNEIEIGYVLTDSSMLLLKEHPLSIRTFFVNSLDPILTNPWNKLSTWYKNEDPTPFKTEHGIMVWEYGGREPRLNHLINDAMASDARFISEMVIEKCKGVFEGLESLVDVGGGNGTLAKAIAKSFPQLECTVLDQPHVVADLEGSDNLKYVGGNMFEAIPPADAVLMKGILHDWNDKECINILKKSNEAILSKGKEGKLIIIDMVVQEDEKEDPELVETQLFFDLLMLVMAAGKERSEKEWAKLFFSAGFSDYKIIPVLGMRSVIEVYP